The Salvia miltiorrhiza cultivar Shanhuang (shh) chromosome 1, IMPLAD_Smil_shh, whole genome shotgun sequence genome has a window encoding:
- the LOC131005654 gene encoding uncharacterized protein LOC131005654 — MKSQMTQIICQIWLLRKKNYHLMGSLIPAEGTTPKFAQLYIYDTENEVANRMQSVRQKSDKNNLHAEIVSDLKIMLDENNVLVKTFRMAKEKIIDQGQSDVKIKLIGRRHGDARTYNLPTVSEVAALVVGDFDESMGDRDLIVETQTGELKRINELHAAYLGLQYPLLFPYGEDGFREDIPLNVPGSSSGNNARSNVTMKD, encoded by the exons ATGAAGAGTCAAATGACACAGATTATCTGTCAGATTTGGTTGCTACGGAAGAAG AACTATCATTTGATGGGCAGTTTGATACCGGCTGAAGGTACTACACCAAAGTTTGCTCAACTGTATATTTACGATACAGAAAACGAAGTTGCTAATAGGATGCAGTCTGTGAG gCAAAAAAGTGATAAAAACAATTTACATGCTGAAATTGTTTCTGATTTGAAGATAATGTTGGATGAAAATAATGTGTTAGTGAAGACATTTAGAATGGCAAAAGAGAAGATTATTGATCAAGGTCAATCTGATGTCAAGATAAAGCTTATTGGTAGACGACATGGTGATGCTCGAACATATAATCTACCAACCGTATCTGAAGTGGCTGCTTTAGTAGTTGGTGATTTTGATGAATCGATGGGGGATAGAGATTTAATTGTTGAAACACAAACCGGAGAACTCAAACGCATTAATGAATTACATGCAGCGTATCTTGGTTTGCAGTATCCATTGTTATTCCCATATGGTGAAGATGGATTTCGTGAAGATATTCCTTTAAATGTGCCGGGAAGTTCAAGTGGTAATAATGCTCGCAGTAATGTTACTATGAAAGATTAA
- the LOC131018381 gene encoding uncharacterized protein LOC131018381, with product MNQSVQGDYTPAEQTFDWSTQVYPHWSSPFLKPQYRTETPIFFAEPLTSIAPHEWGQSSSAGQAQTEEPEPQAEQPQVLLLQHLEQPPAEQPPAQPPRRSQRVRRPSNNQRSPWVNSQMPRPVTQVCSDHYEKWMARCREGRGREIYVKASGGLREYDDFARVDNVSQEFTTGDIDLYFFSLRNRLRASADLLDDVDMKNTIILDTDWFIYLQGEWDALLEKWARSEFTPEEYHILTHGAVADGWQPRIDWLCQIRGKAVKGHELPPGHIGWMDATQVLMPVIIGHHFVLCRIRLGELVCEVYDPVFHKLSPRQQDARVGELLPLLRLLPIVLQLARWLDDTSIDSTVAKEKYPLMTAVFAPAEVQFHQQDSVSCGPFVCMYAERLISGSPSIEWGNHNVAAYRAKIARSIFSLCETWNARTTRLGFA from the exons ATGAATCAGTCTGTTCAGGGCGACTACACACCGGCGGAGCAGACTTTTGACTGGTCGACCCAGGTCTACCCTCATTGGTCTTCCCCATTCCTGAAGCCGCAGTATAGAACAGAGACCCCGATATTCTTTGCTGAACCgctcacttctattgcaccacaTGAGTGGGGACAGTCCAGTTCGGCAGGACAGGCTCAGACGGAGGAGCCTGAGCCACAGGCAGAGCAGCCACAGGTACTGCTGCTGCAGCACCTAGAGCAGCCGCCGGCAGAGCAGCCGCCAGCACAGCCCCCGCGTCGCAGTCAGAGGGTGAGGCGTCCGTCTAACAATCAGCGATCGccttgggttaatagccaaatgCCACGTCCAGTGACACAAGTCTGCAGTGACCATTATGAGAAGTGGATGGCTAGGTGTCGAGAGGGTAGGGGTCGTGAGATTTATGTCAAGGCAAGTGGTGGTTTGCGGGAGTACGACGACTTCGCGCGGGTGGATAATGTCAGCCAGGAATTCACAACTGGG GATATTGACTTGTATTTCTTCAGCTTGAGAAATAGACTTCGAGCTTCAGCAGATTTACTGGATGACGTAGATATGAAAAACACAATCATATTAGACACGGATTGGTTT ATATACCTCCAGGGCGAGTGGGACGCTCTATTGGAGAAGTGGGCAAGAAGTGAGTTTACTCCAGAGGAGTATCATATATTGACGCATGGAGCAGTAGCTGATGGTTGGCAGCCCCGGATAGACTGGCTCTGCCAAATACGTGGAAAAGCCGTTAAGGGCCATGAACTTCCTCCTGGTCATATAGGATGGATGGATGCCACACAG GTTCTCATGCCAGTCATAATTGGCCACCATTTTGTCCTATGTCGGATCCGGTTAGGAGAATTGGTTTGCGAGGTCTATGACCCAGTATTCCACAAGCTATCACCTCGACAGCAGGATGCTCGAGTTGGTGAACTACTGCCTTTACTGAGATTGTTGCCAATTGTCCTTCAGTTGGCGAGGTGGCTAGACGACACATCCATTGATTCGACAGTGGCAAAGGAGAAGTACCCACTTATGACGGCGGTGTTTGCTCCAGCGGAGGTTCAGTTTCACCAGCAGGACTCTGTCAGCTGCGGGCCTTTCGTCTGCATGTATGCAGAACGACTGATATCTGGCTCTCCATCCATTGAGTGGGGTAACCACAACGTGGCGGCATATAGGGCCAAGATTGCTAGATCTATATTTTCGTTGTGTGAAACTTGGAATGCCCGTACCACTAGACTTGGTTTTGCATAG
- the LOC131005664 gene encoding uncharacterized protein LOC131005664, producing the protein MASTVYMINHLMLENSLSTNYSLYYLTKRLNGRVYSKNTLADDNDLLQLLASQPHFPEIYVVEDDYSGGVYVPSFDLPQSSGYGGESSATFEGGDGLEAIQRYAYLDLSAGDSPAQQSVEPSVTWGNDQSTGWPSWDEPNPYRYDRLTIDRCWGPADDQYTYEPQFVENAGNVDEDYVPSSEAETDTSASEDLSEPENVRRAGIEYAGWQNLQIDDDDDEQVPGADELTNWLVPVIPLDAAAALVDIEDYQLLPRELSKNMYFNSKDDLIVAIGLWNMKQGKEFSVSKSDSRRVYFKCKHSDTCPFKLHASSQDGAIWGVYKFTNEHSCDGELGRVARIKAPAKVVAAYLAQKIHDDCEILKPKAIQLELRREFGVQIKYDVALRARNRATEMVYGRHDQSFEMLPKYLYMLRQSNPGSMVEWEVDDDGRFKHLFVALAASATPFMFSLRPVIVVDGTHLKGKNRGILFVAVTKDGNESLFPLAYGVGPKENDESWTYFMSRIRRVYGQADPLLIVSDQHISIANAIRNELPNATHGLCYYHLQNNLKHYGKAVVEVYRQAAFAYEKSDFNRAMNALKFMKRAAYDKLMGIGPEKWARSMCPMPVRRYSFMTSNAAEAFNSRLLWARRLPICSMLEAIRIVIEKWFSERLRAAQQIEQGLTAEAGKRVAIEVQKSRRYTAQRLSGMKYKVQTADRSFKVDLEKKKCECRVFQLDQLPCSHSIAAISEAGDTIAEYVDSYYTNDFLIDTYSREVNNLPPRRQWLVPEHIAHQVVLPLIVKGQAGRPKEGRHRGGGEGSSTQADESSSIRRRKPKKCSICHEEGHSKRTCAGRATEPRE; encoded by the exons atggccagtacggtgtacatgataaatcacctgatgttggagaattcattgagcactaattacagcttgtattatttgacgaagagattaaatggcagggtatacagtaaaaatactcttgccgatgacaatgatttgcttcagttgctggcgtcccagccacattttcctgagatttatgttgtcgaagacgattacagtggaggagtgtatgttccttcgttcgatctccctcaatcttccgggtatggaggtgaatccagtgcaacattcgaaggtggggacggattggaagcaatccaaagatatgcttatttagacCTATCAGCCGGAGATTCACCGGCGCAACAAAGTGTTGAACCGTCGGTCACTTGGGGTAATGATCAATCAACGGGTTGGCCTTCATGGGATGAGCCAAATCCGTACCGTTACGATCGCCTAACAATTGATCGTTGTTGGGGTCCAGCTGATGATCAATATACGTACGAGCCTCAGTTTGTGGAGAATGCTGGTAATGTAGATGAAGATTATGTTCCATCGTCTGAAGCCGAGACTGATACAAGCGCCTCTGAAGACTTGTCGGAGCCAGAGAACGTGAGAAGGGCGGGGATTGAATATGCAGGTTGGCAGAATTTGCAGATCGACGATGATGATGACGAACAGGTTCCTGGAGCAGAtgaactaactaattggttagttccggTTATCCCGTTGGACGCTGCAGCGGCACTTGTTGATATTGAAGATTATCAGCTACTGCCTCGGGAGTTGTCaaagaatatgtatttcaatagcaaagatgatctgatcgttgcaatcggtctgtggaacatgaagcaggGCAAGGAATTTTCTGTCAGCAAATCAGACAGCAGACGAGTCTACTTCAAATGCAAGCATTCAGATACGTGCCCCTTCAAGCTCCATGCATCGTCACAAGATGGAGCCATTTGGGGAGTGTATAAGTTCACCAATGAGCACTCATGCGACGGTGAGCTAGGGCGCGTAGCGCGAATAAAGGCCCCCGCAAAAGTCGTCGCAGCATATTTAGCACAGAAAATACACGACGATTGCGAGATCTTGAAGCCGAAGGCCATCCAGTTGGAGCTGCGACGTGAGTTTGGCGTACAGATCAAGTACGATGTTGCATTGCGAGCCCGTAATCGAGCCACTGAGATGGTTTATGGTCGACATGATCAGTCCTTCGAGATGCTGCCCAAGTACTTATACATGTTGAGACAATCCAATCCTGGTTCGATGGTGGAGTGGGAAGTTGACGATGATggccgattcaaacacttatttgTTGCTCTTGCAGCTTCGGCTACCCCTTTCATGTTCAGCTTGCGGCCAGTGATTGTCGTCGatggcacacacttgaagggcaagaataggggtattttgtttgttgcagtGACGAAGGACGGCAACGAGAGTTTGTTCCCACTCGCGTATGGTGTTGGCCCGAAAGAAAACGATGAATCGTGGACTTATTTCATGTCACGCATTCGACGTGTTTATGGCCAAGCCGATCCACTTTTGATTGTCTCTGATCAGCATATCTCCATTGCCAATGCTATCAGGAATGAGTTACCAAATGCAACCCACGGCCTATGCTACTACCATTTGCAAAATAACCTGAAGCATTACGGTAAGGCAGTGGTCGAGGTGTATCGACAAGCTGCATTTGCGTACGAGAAGTCCGACTTCAATAGGgctatgaacgccctgaagTTTATGAAGAGAGCTGCGTACGATAAACTAATGGGGATTGGGCCGGAGAAGTGGGCTCGTTCGATGTGTCCTATGCCTGTGCGACGCTACAGTTTTATGACATCAAATGCTGCTGAAGCTTTTAATTCCAGATTGTTGTGGGCAAGAAGACTTCCTATATGCTCGATGCTAGAGGCAATCAGAATTGTTATTGAGAAATGGTTCAGCGAGCGACTAAGGGCTGCACAACAAATCGAGCAAGGCTTGACTGCTGAGGCTGGTAAAAGGGTAGCTATTGAAGTCCAAAAAAGTCGTCGATACACTGCACAAAGGTTGAGTGGCATGAAGTATAAGGTGCAAACTGCTGACAGAAGCTTCAAGGTGGATCTGGAGAAGAAAAAATGCGAATGTCGAGTATTTCAGCTAGACCAACTGCCATGTTCTCATTCAATCGCTGCAATAAG tGAAGCCGGTGATACGATCGCGGAGTATGTAGACTCGTACTACACGAATGACTTTCTTATCGATACTTACTCTCGCGAAGTTAATAATCTCCCGCCGAGACGCCAGTGGTTGGTTCCCGAGCACATCGCGCATCAGGTTGTATTACCTCTGATTGTAAAAGGTCAAGCGGGGCGCCCAAAAGAAGGTAGACATCGAGGTGGTGGTGAAGGCAGCAGCACACAAGCAGATGAGTCTTCTAGTATCAGGCGTCGTAAACCAAAGAAGTGCAGCATCTGCCATGAAGAAGGACACAGCAAGAGAACGTGCGCTGGCAGGGCGACTGAGCCCAGGGAGTAG